The following proteins are encoded in a genomic region of Leifsonia psychrotolerans:
- a CDS encoding YggS family pyridoxal phosphate-dependent enzyme, with product MNTPEFPGLAERLATVRGSVEDAVRAAGRPPGEVTTIVVTKFHPVSVIEALADLGVRDIGENRHQEAQVKAAALVDRDLRWHFIGQLQGKKARQVRAYADVIHAVDRDSLVAALASDDSQVECFIQVNLTDDPARGGVAPAGLLRLVETVLVTPGLRLRGLMAVAPLDQAARRAFAHVRELGESVRTVAPEATSLSMGMSADYIDAIAEGATHLRIGSAITGIRPVER from the coding sequence ATGAACACGCCTGAGTTCCCCGGGCTGGCCGAACGCCTCGCGACCGTGCGCGGCAGCGTCGAGGACGCTGTTCGTGCGGCGGGACGACCGCCGGGCGAGGTGACGACGATCGTCGTCACCAAGTTCCACCCGGTCAGCGTGATCGAAGCGCTGGCCGACTTGGGCGTGCGCGATATCGGTGAAAATCGTCATCAAGAGGCCCAAGTCAAGGCGGCGGCTCTGGTGGATCGCGATCTTCGGTGGCATTTCATCGGACAGCTGCAGGGTAAAAAAGCCCGGCAGGTGCGCGCCTACGCCGACGTCATCCATGCGGTCGATCGTGATTCCCTCGTGGCTGCTCTCGCCTCGGACGACTCGCAGGTGGAATGCTTCATTCAGGTCAATCTGACGGATGACCCGGCACGCGGCGGTGTGGCGCCCGCGGGCCTGCTCCGCCTCGTCGAGACGGTACTCGTCACCCCGGGGCTCAGGCTCCGCGGCCTGATGGCCGTCGCGCCGCTTGATCAGGCGGCGCGCCGTGCCTTCGCCCACGTGCGTGAGCTGGGTGAGTCGGTGCGCACGGTGGCTCCCGAAGCGACGAGCCTGTCGATGGGAATGTCGGCAGACTACATCGACGCCATCGCCGAGGGCGCGACACACCTGCGAATTGGATCCGCAATCACCGGGATTCGCCCGGTTGAGCGTTAA
- the ftsW gene encoding putative lipid II flippase FtsW has translation MTNPPVTEAAGSSARISLGRVFRAESANYFLLLGTTLFLVAFGLIMVLSSSSVESYVGKAGFFGGILKQGGFAILGIPMMLVASRMPPKFWARISWPLLLASCFAQCLVVFTPLGIEIGGNTNWLAVGSFQFQPSEAIKVALVIWLGMILAQKQDKLDDWRHIYIPVFGVGGVAIGLVLIGGDLGTVIIMASLLFGALVFAGVRMKMILLPLGLGAVLALIVAVSSSNRFTRIMSFIGKGCDDYTGKISTECWQPLHGTWALANGGIGGVGLGNSKAKWSWLPAADNDYIFAIIGEELGLIGAIVVLFMFVLLAISFVRIMRGSTTVQGRISTSTVMVWIIGQALVNIAVVLGLLPVLGVPLPLISAGGTALLTTMLAIGITLSFARADNSAHDPVKETA, from the coding sequence GTGACGAATCCGCCCGTGACTGAGGCCGCTGGCTCCTCGGCCCGCATCTCACTGGGGCGCGTTTTCCGGGCTGAGTCCGCGAACTATTTTCTTCTGCTCGGCACCACACTGTTCCTTGTCGCCTTCGGCCTGATCATGGTGCTGTCGTCGTCGTCGGTCGAGTCCTATGTGGGGAAGGCCGGTTTCTTCGGCGGCATCCTGAAACAGGGCGGATTCGCCATTCTCGGGATCCCGATGATGTTGGTGGCGAGCCGAATGCCGCCGAAATTCTGGGCACGCATCTCCTGGCCGCTTCTGCTCGCCTCCTGCTTCGCCCAATGCCTCGTGGTGTTCACCCCGCTCGGCATCGAAATCGGAGGCAACACGAACTGGCTCGCCGTGGGATCGTTCCAGTTCCAGCCCTCGGAGGCGATCAAGGTCGCCCTGGTGATCTGGCTCGGCATGATCCTCGCGCAGAAGCAGGACAAGCTCGACGACTGGCGACACATCTACATTCCGGTGTTCGGCGTCGGCGGCGTGGCCATCGGTCTCGTGCTGATCGGTGGCGACCTCGGCACCGTGATCATCATGGCCAGCTTGCTGTTCGGGGCGCTGGTCTTCGCCGGTGTGCGAATGAAGATGATTCTGCTGCCGCTCGGTCTCGGCGCCGTGCTTGCGTTGATCGTCGCCGTCTCGAGCTCGAACCGCTTCACCCGCATCATGAGCTTCATCGGGAAGGGCTGCGACGACTACACCGGCAAGATTTCCACTGAGTGCTGGCAGCCGCTGCACGGCACCTGGGCCCTGGCCAACGGCGGCATCGGTGGCGTGGGCCTCGGCAATTCGAAAGCAAAGTGGTCGTGGCTGCCGGCGGCAGACAACGACTACATCTTCGCGATCATCGGCGAGGAACTCGGCCTGATCGGCGCGATCGTCGTGCTGTTCATGTTCGTGTTGCTCGCCATCTCATTCGTGCGGATCATGCGCGGAAGCACCACCGTGCAGGGGCGAATCTCGACGTCGACCGTCATGGTTTGGATCATCGGGCAGGCCCTCGTCAACATCGCCGTTGTGCTCGGCCTGCTGCCCGTTCTGGGCGTTCCACTCCCTCTGATCTCCGCCGGTGGCACAGCCCTGCTCACGACGATGCTGGCGATCGGCATCACGCTGTCGTTCGCCCGCGCCGACAACTCTGCCCACGACCCAGTGAAAGAAACCGCATGA
- a CDS encoding FtsQ-type POTRA domain-containing protein, translating into MKRPAGPGKPAVPEPEPVSAPVTPVTRRTRGTVRSRSLDATTEPIVISTIAAAASVSSVAEAREPRETLDEITPPAPSTLTPSAARTQLRAAKRNRRRYERDEVRRFTWRSRRRKRTWLVLGSALAGLIAFVVIGAYSPLMALRTIDVIGTSRIPAEQVQKALAGQLGTPLPIVDVARIKRELASFTLIQSYVTESHPPNTLVVRIVEREPVGLVQTEGGFDLVDAAGVVVASSGERPAGFPIILAANGPGHAGFTAAAAVVRSLPEEVRARVDTVTAATTDDVTLTLAEGSRVVWGSAERSEYKAVVLAALMVSYPPGTVNEYDVTSPDSAVLR; encoded by the coding sequence ATGAAGCGGCCGGCGGGCCCCGGCAAGCCGGCGGTACCCGAGCCGGAGCCGGTGTCGGCTCCGGTCACGCCCGTCACGCGCCGGACCCGTGGCACTGTGCGCAGCCGCTCGCTCGATGCAACGACCGAACCGATCGTGATTTCAACGATCGCTGCAGCGGCCAGTGTGTCGAGCGTCGCCGAGGCCCGGGAGCCCCGCGAGACACTGGACGAGATCACGCCGCCTGCACCGTCGACTCTCACGCCATCCGCAGCCCGCACGCAGCTGCGTGCGGCCAAGCGCAACAGAAGGCGCTACGAGCGCGATGAGGTGCGTCGCTTCACCTGGCGTTCTCGTCGCCGCAAGCGCACCTGGTTGGTACTCGGCTCTGCCTTAGCCGGGCTCATCGCCTTCGTCGTCATCGGCGCATACTCGCCGCTGATGGCACTGCGCACGATCGATGTGATCGGGACCAGTCGTATTCCGGCCGAGCAGGTGCAGAAGGCACTGGCGGGCCAGCTCGGAACGCCGTTGCCGATCGTCGATGTCGCTCGGATCAAACGGGAGCTGGCGAGCTTCACCCTGATTCAGAGCTACGTCACTGAAAGCCACCCGCCGAACACGCTTGTCGTGAGGATCGTCGAGCGCGAACCCGTGGGCCTCGTGCAGACGGAGGGCGGTTTCGACCTCGTCGACGCTGCCGGCGTCGTCGTGGCCTCGAGCGGTGAACGGCCGGCCGGCTTTCCGATCATCCTCGCGGCGAATGGCCCCGGTCATGCCGGATTCACCGCTGCAGCGGCCGTGGTCCGATCCTTGCCCGAGGAGGTCAGGGCGCGAGTCGACACGGTGACCGCGGCAACCACTGACGATGTCACGCTCACTCTCGCCGAAGGGTCCCGCGTGGTCTGGGGGAGTGCCGAGCGCTCGGAGTACAAGGCCGTCGTGCTCGCTGCGCTGATGGTGAGTTACCCGCCGGGAACCGTGAACGAGTATGACGTCACGTCACCGGACAGCGCCGTCTTGAGGTGA
- a CDS encoding UDP-N-acetylglucosamine--N-acetylmuramyl-(pentapeptide) pyrophosphoryl-undecaprenol N-acetylglucosamine transferase, which yields MTTYLLAGGGTAGHVNPLLAVADTIRASEPDSTVLVLGTAEGLEARLVPARGYELIVIPKVPFPRRPNKQAVTFLPGMRRAIRIVTELIAARGVDVVVGFGGYVSTPAYLGARRAGIPIVIHEANAKPGLANRLGARSTTHVGVAFHGTPIRHATFVGMPLRHEIETLDRVASRDEAVRLFGLDAARPTLLVTGGSLGARRLNSTLVDSAAALIEAGWQVLHITGEKSEVRDPQLGHYRMLAYCDRMDLALSAADFAVSRAGAATVSELAALGIPAVYVPYPVGNGEQRFNVADVVGAGGGLVVDDAEFTSAWVTEQLIPLLTDGDRVTLMSHAAASVGVRDGSKKMLDLIHRVR from the coding sequence ATGACGACCTATCTGCTTGCAGGCGGTGGAACGGCCGGGCACGTGAACCCGTTGCTGGCCGTCGCCGACACCATCCGAGCCTCCGAACCCGATTCGACAGTGCTTGTGCTCGGCACGGCCGAGGGTCTCGAGGCGCGCCTGGTTCCCGCTCGGGGCTACGAGCTGATCGTGATACCCAAGGTTCCGTTCCCGCGGAGGCCGAACAAGCAGGCCGTGACGTTCCTGCCGGGCATGCGCCGCGCCATACGCATCGTGACCGAGCTGATCGCCGCCCGGGGTGTCGATGTCGTCGTGGGATTCGGCGGTTATGTGTCGACGCCCGCCTACCTGGGCGCCCGCCGCGCGGGAATTCCGATCGTGATTCATGAGGCCAACGCCAAACCGGGTCTGGCCAATCGGCTGGGTGCCCGCTCGACCACCCATGTGGGCGTCGCGTTCCACGGCACCCCGATTCGACACGCTACCTTCGTCGGGATGCCGCTGCGCCACGAAATCGAGACACTCGACCGCGTGGCGTCCCGTGACGAGGCGGTGCGTCTTTTCGGGCTCGATGCGGCACGTCCGACCCTGCTCGTCACGGGTGGGTCGCTCGGTGCCCGACGACTCAATTCGACGCTCGTCGACTCGGCCGCTGCACTCATCGAAGCGGGCTGGCAGGTGCTGCACATCACGGGCGAGAAGTCTGAGGTGCGCGATCCACAGCTCGGCCACTATCGCATGCTCGCCTACTGCGACCGCATGGATCTGGCTCTCTCGGCCGCTGACTTCGCCGTGTCGCGGGCCGGTGCGGCGACCGTCAGTGAACTCGCCGCACTCGGCATTCCGGCCGTCTACGTGCCATATCCGGTTGGCAACGGCGAGCAGCGCTTCAACGTGGCGGATGTCGTCGGTGCCGGCGGGGGACTGGTGGTCGACGACGCCGAGTTCACGTCGGCGTGGGTGACGGAGCAGCTGATCCCGTTGCTCACCGACGGCGACCGGGTGACCCTCATGTCTCACGCCGCGGCATCCGTCGGGGTCCGTGACGGGTCGAAGAAAATGCTTGACTTGATTCACCGCGTTCGCTGA
- the mraY gene encoding phospho-N-acetylmuramoyl-pentapeptide-transferase produces MRALLIAGALSLCFTLFLTPLFIKLFKKLGWGQFIRDDGPESHHSKRGTATMGGIIIILGTLVSYFTAMWVTGEHIPASPLLVLYMMVGLGLVGFIDDFMKTRNQRSLGLGGWSKVAGQVVVAGSFAWLAIQFPNTHGVTPASTQISFLRDLPIDFMALGIIAGTILFIIWICLLVTATSNAVNVTDGLDGLATGASILSIGSFIIIGFWQSNQARFGGSDLADLAKSYDVRDPLDLAIVAAAIVGGLIGFLWWNTSPAKIFLGDTGSLAIGGALAALAILSRTELLLVLIGGLFVIETGSVIVQRAYFKITRGKRIFLMSPIHHHFELKGWAEVTVVVRFWIIGGLLVAAGVGTFYLEWLSR; encoded by the coding sequence GTGAGAGCCTTATTGATTGCCGGAGCCCTGTCGCTCTGCTTCACTCTCTTCTTGACTCCGCTGTTCATCAAGCTGTTCAAGAAGCTGGGCTGGGGCCAGTTCATTCGCGATGACGGTCCCGAGAGCCACCACTCCAAGCGGGGAACCGCGACGATGGGTGGAATCATCATCATCCTCGGCACGCTCGTGAGCTATTTCACCGCGATGTGGGTCACCGGTGAGCACATTCCCGCCTCGCCGCTGCTCGTGCTCTACATGATGGTCGGGCTCGGGCTCGTGGGTTTCATCGACGACTTCATGAAGACGCGCAACCAACGCAGTCTGGGGCTCGGCGGCTGGTCGAAGGTGGCCGGCCAGGTCGTCGTGGCCGGCTCCTTCGCCTGGTTGGCGATCCAATTCCCGAACACGCACGGCGTGACTCCGGCCTCGACCCAGATCTCATTTTTGCGTGATTTGCCGATTGACTTCATGGCCCTGGGCATCATCGCCGGAACCATTCTGTTCATCATTTGGATCTGCCTGCTCGTGACGGCAACATCGAATGCGGTGAACGTGACGGACGGCCTCGACGGGCTCGCCACCGGCGCGTCAATCCTCTCGATCGGCTCGTTCATCATCATCGGGTTCTGGCAGTCAAACCAGGCCAGGTTTGGCGGCTCAGATCTCGCGGATCTGGCAAAGTCCTACGATGTGCGCGACCCGCTTGATCTGGCGATCGTCGCCGCGGCGATCGTCGGCGGTCTGATCGGTTTCCTCTGGTGGAACACATCACCGGCGAAGATCTTCCTGGGCGATACCGGTTCTCTCGCGATCGGTGGAGCGTTGGCCGCGCTGGCTATTCTCAGCCGCACCGAACTGCTTCTCGTTCTGATCGGTGGCCTCTTCGTGATCGAAACCGGTTCTGTCATTGTGCAGCGGGCGTATTTCAAGATCACCCGCGGTAAACGGATCTTCTTGATGAGCCCCATCCATCATCATTTCGAGCTCAAGGGCTGGGCCGAGGTGACAGTCGTGGTGAGGTTCTGGATTATCGGCGGACTGCTCGTCGCGGCCGGTGTCGGCACGTTCTACCTGGAATGGCTCTCCCGCTGA
- a CDS encoding UDP-N-acetylmuramoyl-tripeptide--D-alanyl-D-alanine ligase: MISLTLTEIAAATGGTLYLDRSALTESDRVAGSVHTDSREIVPGAIFVAKPGEFTDGHLFAPTALERGAALLIVERVLDLPVAQLIVPDSVTALGDLATEVVARVRGLGRLKIVGVTGSNGKTTTKNLIRAVLERVGPTIAARASFNNEVGAPLTMLELTEETRFLVAEMGASGVGEIARLVAMARPDIGIVLKVGLAHAGEFGGIESTVRAKTEMVTDLLSTDVAVLNADDPRVTGMAEHTAARVAWFGIDSPLVAPGTGGVRATDVHASAAGTTFVLHLADGSHRPVSFKVLGEHHVMNALAAASACEILGVAIDDIVDALESVQTAERWRMEVMGGRDGVTIINDAYNASPDSMTAALKTLAQIATPGQRTIAVLGEMSELGELAGEEHDRIGLLAVRLNISQVVVVGAAARRMHISTINEGSWDGESVFADTPDDAFELLHNTVKPGDLILVKSSNSAGLRFLGDRLGELFS; the protein is encoded by the coding sequence ATGATTTCTCTCACTCTGACCGAGATCGCCGCCGCCACCGGTGGCACGCTGTACCTGGATCGCTCCGCTCTCACCGAGTCCGATCGTGTCGCCGGATCGGTGCACACGGACTCCCGCGAGATCGTGCCGGGCGCCATCTTCGTGGCCAAGCCCGGTGAGTTCACCGACGGGCATCTCTTCGCACCCACGGCGCTCGAGCGGGGCGCGGCTCTGCTCATCGTCGAACGGGTTCTCGACCTTCCCGTGGCGCAGCTCATCGTGCCGGACTCGGTCACGGCGCTCGGCGATCTGGCGACCGAGGTCGTCGCGCGGGTGCGCGGCCTCGGCCGGTTGAAGATCGTCGGCGTGACCGGCTCCAACGGCAAGACCACCACCAAGAACCTGATCCGAGCCGTTCTGGAACGCGTGGGGCCGACAATTGCGGCCCGCGCCTCATTCAACAACGAGGTCGGCGCGCCGCTGACCATGCTCGAACTCACCGAAGAGACTCGTTTTCTCGTCGCCGAGATGGGAGCCAGCGGCGTCGGCGAAATCGCCCGACTCGTGGCCATGGCCCGCCCCGACATCGGGATCGTGCTGAAGGTCGGCCTCGCACACGCCGGTGAATTCGGCGGCATCGAGTCGACAGTGCGGGCTAAGACTGAAATGGTCACCGATCTGCTGTCGACGGATGTCGCGGTGCTGAACGCCGATGACCCGCGTGTCACCGGCATGGCCGAGCACACCGCGGCCCGGGTCGCCTGGTTCGGGATCGACAGCCCGTTGGTCGCACCGGGCACGGGAGGCGTTCGAGCCACCGACGTGCACGCTTCCGCGGCCGGCACCACGTTCGTTCTGCACCTCGCCGATGGATCGCACCGCCCGGTGAGCTTCAAGGTTCTCGGGGAGCACCACGTCATGAACGCACTGGCCGCGGCATCCGCGTGCGAGATTCTCGGCGTGGCGATCGACGACATTGTTGACGCGTTGGAATCGGTGCAGACCGCCGAGCGATGGCGCATGGAAGTGATGGGGGGCCGTGATGGTGTGACAATCATCAACGACGCCTACAACGCGAGCCCCGATTCGATGACCGCCGCTCTGAAGACACTCGCCCAGATTGCAACGCCGGGTCAGCGCACCATCGCCGTGCTCGGCGAGATGAGCGAATTGGGGGAGTTGGCGGGCGAAGAACACGACCGCATCGGCCTGCTCGCCGTGCGCCTGAACATCTCCCAGGTTGTCGTCGTGGGCGCAGCTGCCCGCCGCATGCACATCAGTACGATCAACGAAGGGTCCTGGGACGGCGAATCCGTCTTCGCCGACACGCCGGATGACGCCTTTGAACTCCTGCACAACACTGTGAAACCGGGGGATCTCATTCTCGTCAAGTCGTCGAATTCGGCAGGGTTGCGCTTCTTGGGCGACCGGCTGGGAGAATTGTTCTCGTGA
- the ftsZ gene encoding cell division protein FtsZ translates to MSTNQNYLAVIKVVGIGGGGVNAVNRMIELGLRGVEFIAINTDAQALLMSDADVKLDVGRDLTRGLGAGADPEVGRRAAEDHAEEIEEALAGADMVFVTAGEGGGTGTGGAPVVARIAKSIGALTIGVVTKPFGFEGKRRQAQAETGVATLKNEVDTLIVVPNDRLLEISDRGISMLEAFATADQVLLAGVQGITDLITTPGLINLDFADVKSVMQGAGSALMGIGSSRGADRAIKAAELAVASPLLEASIDGAHGVLLSIQGGSNLGIFEINDAARLVQEAVHPEANIIFGAVIDDTLGDEVRVTVIAAGFDGGEPGAKAVEVRHADLVAAGVASTPAAAGAPVTAPVEPAASAAWMAVDSSPAVADPAFEEQSDDLDVPDFLK, encoded by the coding sequence GTGTCAACAAACCAGAACTACCTCGCAGTCATCAAGGTTGTCGGAATCGGCGGCGGTGGCGTCAACGCCGTGAACCGTATGATCGAGCTCGGTCTCCGTGGTGTCGAGTTCATTGCTATCAATACCGACGCTCAGGCGCTGCTGATGAGCGACGCCGACGTCAAACTCGACGTGGGTCGCGATCTGACCCGTGGTCTCGGCGCCGGTGCCGACCCCGAGGTGGGTCGTCGTGCTGCCGAAGATCACGCAGAAGAGATCGAAGAAGCGCTGGCCGGCGCCGACATGGTCTTCGTCACTGCTGGTGAAGGCGGTGGAACGGGTACCGGCGGCGCTCCCGTCGTCGCTCGCATTGCGAAGTCCATCGGCGCTCTCACCATCGGTGTCGTGACCAAGCCGTTCGGTTTCGAGGGCAAGCGTCGCCAGGCTCAGGCCGAAACCGGTGTCGCCACACTCAAGAACGAGGTCGACACCCTCATCGTTGTGCCGAACGACCGACTGCTGGAGATCAGCGACCGCGGCATCAGCATGCTGGAAGCCTTCGCGACGGCCGACCAGGTTCTGCTCGCCGGTGTGCAGGGAATCACGGACCTGATCACGACCCCCGGCCTCATCAACCTCGACTTCGCCGACGTCAAGTCGGTCATGCAGGGCGCCGGTTCCGCCCTCATGGGTATTGGATCGTCGCGCGGCGCTGACCGCGCCATCAAGGCCGCGGAGCTCGCCGTCGCCTCGCCGCTCCTCGAAGCCTCGATCGACGGTGCGCACGGCGTGCTTTTGTCGATTCAGGGTGGCTCGAACCTTGGAATCTTCGAGATCAACGACGCGGCCCGCCTGGTGCAGGAGGCCGTTCACCCCGAGGCCAACATTATCTTCGGTGCCGTCATCGACGACACGCTCGGCGACGAGGTGCGCGTGACGGTCATCGCTGCCGGATTCGATGGTGGTGAGCCCGGTGCCAAGGCCGTTGAGGTCCGTCACGCAGACTTGGTTGCCGCCGGTGTCGCGTCGACGCCAGCCGCAGCCGGTGCCCCGGTGACTGCTCCCGTCGAACCTGCTGCATCGGCGGCCTGGATGGCCGTTGACTCGAGCCCGGCCGTGGCCGATCCGGCGTTCGAAGAGCAGTCAGACGACCTGGACGTCCCCGACTTTCTGAAGTAG
- the murD gene encoding UDP-N-acetylmuramoyl-L-alanine--D-glutamate ligase, which yields MALPLMADILERLTSWHADWSGLRVAVLGLGVTGFAAADTLAELGADVLVVASTPDEERAKLLPVIGARLVQPSDTEIPPELVDHRPEVLIASPGYHPDHALLLWAASNGISVWGDIELAWRLRDKVGTPAEWILVTGTNGKTTTVQLTASMLAAAGHRVAPCGNIGVPVLDAIRDPEGWDALVVELSSYQLHHLPTRGPGALMPWASVCLNVADDHLDWHGSAAAYRAAKATVYANTHTACVYNKADAATRIMVENADVQEGARAIGFDLGVPGPSDFGIVDGILCDRAFLAERQQQALEITTLADLAAAGLDAPHIVANILAASALARSFDVSPADIRTALADFSLDAHRIEIITVVDDVRWVDDSKATNPHAADASLRAFDSVVWLVGGLLKGVDIDDLVASHVPRLRAAVIIGVDRSALRAAFARHAPELPVIEIDTTDSALVMPDAVSAAASFARAGDVVLLAPASASMDQFASYSERGRLFAQAVRNHLGGEAGDESARD from the coding sequence ATGGCTCTCCCGCTGATGGCTGACATCCTCGAGAGATTGACGAGCTGGCATGCCGACTGGTCTGGCCTGCGCGTGGCCGTGCTCGGACTCGGTGTGACCGGGTTCGCCGCGGCAGACACTCTCGCCGAGCTGGGCGCCGACGTTCTCGTCGTGGCCAGCACCCCCGATGAGGAGCGTGCGAAGCTTCTGCCGGTGATCGGTGCGCGACTCGTGCAGCCCTCGGACACCGAGATTCCCCCCGAGCTCGTCGACCACCGACCCGAGGTCCTGATCGCGTCGCCGGGATACCACCCCGATCACGCGCTGTTGCTCTGGGCCGCCTCGAACGGGATTTCGGTCTGGGGCGACATCGAGTTGGCCTGGCGCCTGCGTGACAAGGTCGGGACGCCGGCCGAATGGATTCTGGTCACCGGAACCAACGGCAAAACTACGACCGTGCAGCTGACCGCAAGTATGCTCGCGGCGGCGGGCCATCGCGTCGCGCCGTGCGGCAACATCGGGGTTCCCGTGCTCGATGCCATCCGCGACCCTGAGGGCTGGGATGCCCTCGTCGTCGAACTGTCGAGTTACCAGCTTCACCACCTTCCGACACGCGGCCCGGGTGCGCTCATGCCCTGGGCGAGCGTCTGCCTCAACGTGGCGGACGACCACCTCGACTGGCACGGCTCAGCCGCCGCGTACCGCGCTGCCAAAGCGACTGTCTACGCGAATACACACACGGCCTGCGTGTACAACAAGGCCGATGCGGCGACCCGCATCATGGTCGAAAATGCCGATGTTCAGGAGGGGGCTCGTGCGATCGGGTTCGACCTGGGCGTGCCGGGGCCGAGCGACTTCGGTATCGTCGACGGGATTCTCTGCGACAGGGCATTCCTGGCGGAGAGGCAGCAGCAGGCTCTCGAAATCACGACGCTCGCCGACCTGGCTGCCGCCGGACTCGACGCTCCACACATCGTGGCGAACATTCTTGCGGCCAGTGCGCTGGCCCGTTCCTTCGACGTCTCGCCCGCCGACATCCGCACCGCGCTGGCCGATTTCAGTCTCGATGCGCACCGCATCGAGATCATCACCGTTGTCGACGATGTGCGCTGGGTCGACGATTCCAAAGCCACTAACCCGCATGCGGCCGACGCGTCATTGCGCGCCTTCGACTCGGTCGTCTGGCTCGTCGGCGGACTGCTCAAGGGTGTCGACATCGACGATCTGGTGGCCAGCCATGTTCCGCGTCTGCGGGCCGCCGTCATCATCGGCGTCGACCGCTCGGCGCTGCGCGCGGCATTTGCCCGCCATGCCCCCGAATTGCCGGTGATCGAGATCGACACCACCGATTCGGCACTGGTGATGCCGGATGCCGTCAGTGCAGCCGCGTCATTCGCCCGCGCGGGTGACGTGGTGCTGTTGGCACCTGCCTCGGCGTCCATGGACCAGTTCGCGTCGTATTCGGAACGCGGTCGGTTGTTCGCCCAGGCTGTTCGGAACCACCTCGGAGGTGAGGCGGGTGACGAATCCGCCCGTGACTGA
- the murC gene encoding UDP-N-acetylmuramate--L-alanine ligase: MIKPDLTLSVPLDLGAVHFVGIGGAGMSGIARLFLAAGHTVTGSDQKDSENVAALRALGATISIGHDAAHVGAADTLVVTGALWQDNPEYVLALERGLPVLHRAQALAWLVKEQRLVAVAGAHGKTTSTGMIVTGLLGLDADPSFVNGGVIETLGVSSAAGRDNLFVVEADESDGSFLLYQTAVALITNVDPDHLDHYGSVEAFEAAFVAFAQSAAELVVVSSDDPGAVKVTSQLVDKRIITFGEDADADVRVHSIVTEGPVSFTVAWAGVDYTTTLLVPGRHNAVNAAGAFAVLVGLGFEPAASLAAIATFGGTGRRFELHGTVGGVSVYDDYAHHPTEVAAALSGARTVVGTGRIIAVHQPHLYSRTRLFAREFAETLERHADHTVVLDVYGAREDPEPGVTGALVSERFQDSSRVAFIADWQDAADYVAEVARDGDFVVTLGCGDVNRIVPQLLESLRRVHE, from the coding sequence GTGATCAAGCCCGACCTCACCCTTTCGGTACCGCTCGACCTCGGAGCCGTTCATTTCGTGGGTATCGGGGGAGCGGGCATGAGCGGTATCGCCCGGCTCTTCCTCGCGGCTGGCCATACGGTTACCGGTTCTGACCAGAAGGATTCCGAGAACGTGGCGGCGCTGCGGGCTTTGGGCGCCACGATCTCGATCGGCCACGATGCCGCACACGTCGGCGCGGCCGACACCCTTGTTGTCACCGGGGCGCTCTGGCAAGACAACCCCGAGTATGTGTTGGCTCTCGAGCGGGGTCTGCCCGTCTTGCATCGTGCTCAGGCGCTGGCCTGGCTGGTCAAAGAGCAACGCCTGGTCGCCGTCGCCGGCGCCCACGGAAAGACCACGTCGACCGGTATGATCGTCACGGGCCTGCTCGGACTCGACGCCGATCCCAGCTTCGTCAACGGCGGTGTGATTGAGACGCTCGGTGTGAGTTCGGCGGCTGGACGAGACAACCTCTTCGTCGTCGAAGCCGACGAATCGGACGGATCGTTCCTGCTCTATCAGACGGCCGTCGCGCTCATCACGAATGTCGATCCGGATCACCTGGATCACTACGGTTCAGTCGAAGCCTTCGAAGCGGCTTTCGTCGCATTCGCGCAGTCGGCAGCCGAGCTCGTCGTCGTCTCCTCCGACGACCCCGGTGCGGTCAAGGTCACGTCACAGCTCGTCGACAAGCGCATCATCACGTTCGGTGAGGATGCCGACGCCGACGTGCGCGTGCACTCGATCGTCACTGAAGGCCCGGTGAGCTTCACCGTCGCCTGGGCGGGCGTCGACTACACCACCACCCTGTTGGTCCCCGGCCGCCACAACGCGGTGAACGCCGCAGGCGCCTTCGCCGTGCTCGTCGGACTCGGCTTCGAGCCGGCCGCTTCACTCGCCGCCATCGCCACGTTCGGCGGCACCGGGCGCCGGTTCGAGCTGCATGGCACCGTCGGCGGGGTCAGCGTCTACGATGACTACGCGCACCACCCGACCGAGGTGGCTGCTGCGCTCTCCGGCGCGCGCACCGTCGTCGGCACCGGTCGCATCATTGCGGTGCACCAGCCGCATCTGTACAGCCGCACGCGCCTGTTCGCGCGTGAATTCGCTGAAACCCTCGAACGTCACGCCGATCACACCGTCGTGCTCGACGTCTACGGTGCGCGCGAAGATCCGGAGCCCGGTGTGACCGGAGCGCTCGTCTCCGAGCGGTTCCAGGACTCCTCACGTGTCGCGTTCATCGCCGACTGGCAGGACGCCGCCGACTACGTGGCCGAGGTCGCTCGCGACGGCGACTTCGTGGTCACACTGGGCTGTGGTGACGTGAACCGTATTGTTCCCCAGCTGCTCGAATCGCTCAGGCGGGTGCACGAATGA